One Neisseria sicca genomic region harbors:
- a CDS encoding DegT/DnrJ/EryC1/StrS family aminotransferase, translating to MLNTSLSPWPSFTQEEADAVSKVLLSNKVNYWTGSECREFEKEFAAFAGTQYAVALSNGTLALDVALKAMGIGAGDDVIVTSRTFLASASCIVTAGANPVFADVDLNSQNISAETIKAALTPNTKAIIVVHLAGMPAEMDGIMDLAKEHDLWVIEDCAQAHGAKYKGKSVGSIGHVGAWSFCQDKIMTTGGEGGMVTTNDKELWSKMWSYKDHGKSYDAVYHREHAPGFRWLHESFGTNWRMMEMQAVIGRIQLKRMPEWTARRQAHAAKLAESLGKFASIRLIEVADYIEHAQYKFYAFVKPEHLKDGWTRDRIVNELNARKVPCYQGSCSEVYLEKAFDNTPWRPKERLKNAVQLGDTSLMFLVHPTLTDDEIAFCKEHIEAVLAEATA from the coding sequence ATGCTTAACACATCCCTCTCCCCGTGGCCGAGCTTCACCCAAGAAGAAGCCGATGCCGTTTCCAAAGTCCTGCTGTCCAACAAAGTCAACTATTGGACGGGCAGCGAATGCCGCGAATTTGAAAAAGAATTCGCCGCCTTCGCCGGCACGCAATACGCCGTCGCCCTCTCCAACGGTACACTGGCACTCGATGTCGCGCTAAAAGCAATGGGCATCGGTGCAGGCGACGACGTCATCGTTACCTCGCGCACCTTCCTCGCCTCTGCTTCCTGCATCGTTACCGCAGGCGCAAACCCCGTGTTTGCCGATGTGGATTTAAACAGCCAAAACATCAGCGCGGAAACCATCAAAGCCGCGCTGACGCCGAATACCAAAGCCATCATCGTTGTCCACCTCGCCGGTATGCCCGCCGAAATGGACGGCATCATGGACTTGGCAAAAGAACATGATTTGTGGGTTATCGAAGACTGCGCCCAAGCGCATGGCGCGAAATACAAAGGCAAATCCGTCGGCTCCATCGGACACGTCGGCGCATGGTCGTTCTGCCAAGACAAAATCATGACCACCGGTGGCGAAGGCGGCATGGTCACCACCAACGACAAAGAGCTGTGGAGCAAAATGTGGTCGTACAAAGACCACGGCAAAAGCTATGACGCCGTGTACCACCGCGAACACGCCCCCGGCTTCCGCTGGCTGCACGAAAGTTTCGGCACCAACTGGCGCATGATGGAAATGCAGGCAGTCATCGGCCGCATCCAGCTCAAACGCATGCCCGAATGGACGGCACGCCGCCAAGCGCACGCCGCCAAACTGGCAGAAAGCTTGGGCAAGTTCGCCAGCATCCGCCTGATTGAAGTCGCCGACTACATCGAACACGCGCAATACAAGTTCTACGCCTTCGTCAAACCCGAACACCTGAAAGACGGCTGGACGCGCGACCGCATCGTGAACGAACTGAACGCGCGCAAAGTCCCCTGCTATCAAGGCAGCTGCTCCGAAGTCTATTTGGAAAAAGCCTTCGACAACACGCCGTGGCGTCCGAAAGAGCGGCTGAAAAACGCCGTCCAACTGGGCGACACCAGCCTGATGTTCTTGGTACATCCGACGCTGACCGACGACGAAATCGCGTTCTGCAAAGAACACATCGAAGCTGTGTTGGCAGAAGCCACAGCATAA